ATCCCACGGTGAAGATTACGAAGattatgatgatgatgaagacgaagatgatttttcttttgcatttgaTGGCGTAAATTTCTCAACTATTTCAGCTGAGGACGCGTTTGATAACGGTCAGATCAGGCCGGTCTACCCCTTGTTCAACCGGGATATTCTGTTGGGTGGTGGTGTTGGTGACGGGCAGGATTTGGAGACTTTAAGGTTGAAAGATCGTTTGCCCAACGTTAAAAACGTGTTTGTAGAAGCTGAGGATGATGGTTTTCAAAGCAACGACATCGTCCTCGACGGCCGATGAGGAAGCAGTGGGACCCTATTGTGAGTGGTCGAAGAAGGTGGTGGAGGCGCTGACGCCGAAGGGTTGTAAGAAGAGTAGCTCAACGGGGTTTTCGAAGATTTGGAGGTTTAAGGATTTTGTGCATAGGAGTAACAGTAATGGGAGAGATGCGTTTGTTTTCTTGAACCACCCGACGCCGTCAGCGGCGGCTCCTTCTGCTGCGGCGGTGAGCGCGAGGAAGGAAGAGAAGGCGGCCGAGGGTGTACCGTTAAAGAAAGTCAACGGGAACAATGGGGCCGTTGGAGTGGAAGCAAAAAAGgtgaagaaagtgaagaagagTAAAACGGCGGCGTTATCACCTCATGAGGTGTATATGAGGAGTAAAGCCAAAGAAGGCGACCGCCGGCGTTCGTATCTCCCTTACCGGCCGGAGCTTGTTGGTTTATTcactaatgtccatggtggtgGTCTGACAAGGAACGTGCATCCCTTCTAATCGCAagacttatatatatatatataggatttttttttcctatgtTTTTTGTTTAATCTGCTGAGTGTAAGTTAAACACTCCCCCCATTCATTGATTTTCTTGTATCTACCTAAAATATGTATAACCACTGCCTAACTTTAGTAATAGGCCTAAATCTGAAAAACTCATCACTGATTGAGTTTATGTAAATCTCCGATTGTATTAGTTGTGTCCTCTGGCATTTTGGCTTTATGCTGTTTGCTGCCATCAGTTGAAGCACGGAAATAAGATTTTTCATTCACAATTCACATTTTCATTACTGTTACATTTTAGGTATATGTTGAATTTGTCATcgagattttttttatttggtttttttttggaggggggggggggggggcgcgGGGGGAATTTGGGTTGTGTCCTGGAAAGAGGTGGGGAGGTTGCGGGAGACAAAAATGAGTTGGTGGAACACAATTTTGGCATGGATTCCTTGTGAATT
This portion of the Coffea eugenioides isolate CCC68of chromosome 11, Ceug_1.0, whole genome shotgun sequence genome encodes:
- the LOC113753741 gene encoding uncharacterized protein LOC113753741 gives rise to the protein MQRITQEFEKHLKLDEEDGKENEQEIESHGEDYEDYDDDEDEDDFSFAFDGVNFSTISAEDAFDNGQIRPVYPLFNRDILLGGGVGDGQDLETLRMMVFKATTSSSTADEEAVGPYCEWSKKVVEALTPKGCKKSSSTGFSKIWRFKDFVHRSNSNGRDAFVFLNHPTPSAAAPSAAAVSARKEEKAAEGVPLKKVNGNNGAVGVEAKKVKKVKKSKTAALSPHEVYMRSKAKEGDRRRSYLPYRPELVGLFTNVHGGGLTRNVHPF